Proteins encoded in a region of the Pseudomonas putida genome:
- the arcD gene encoding arginine-ornithine antiporter, with translation MSEPGQKLRLGALIALVVGSMIGGGIFSLPQNMAARADVGAVLIGWGITAVGMLALAFVFQTLANRKPELDSGVYAYAKAGFGEYMGFSSAWGYWISAWLGNVGYFVLLFSTLGFYFPVFGEGNTPIAIGCASLLLWSVHFLVLRGIKEAAFINQVTTVAKVVPLLIFVVIAAFAFRADIFTRDIWGLSNPQFGSVLEQVRNMMLVTVFVFIGIEGASVYSGRAERRSDVGKATVIGFLGVLALLVLVNVLSLGVMTQPELAGLQNPSLASVLEHIVGPWGALLISLGLAVSLLGALLSWALLCAEILFATARDKTMPRFLAKENANHVPANALWLTNCMIQGFLLITLFSAGTYTSLIYLASSMILVPYLWSAAYAVLLAVRAETYAGQPGLRRKDLLVALVALLYAVWLLYAGGLKYLLLSALLYAPGVILFARAKHEQGQTLFTSWEKLIFAAVLVGAALAAYALYSGLLSL, from the coding sequence ATGAGCGAACCGGGACAGAAGCTGCGCCTGGGCGCGCTGATCGCGCTGGTGGTCGGCTCGATGATCGGTGGCGGGATCTTCTCGCTGCCGCAGAACATGGCCGCGCGCGCCGATGTGGGGGCTGTGTTGATCGGCTGGGGGATCACCGCGGTTGGCATGCTGGCCCTGGCCTTCGTGTTCCAGACCTTGGCCAACCGCAAGCCCGAGCTGGACTCAGGGGTGTACGCTTATGCCAAGGCCGGTTTCGGCGAGTACATGGGCTTTTCCTCGGCCTGGGGCTACTGGATCAGTGCCTGGCTGGGTAACGTTGGTTATTTCGTACTGCTGTTCAGCACCCTGGGCTTCTACTTTCCCGTTTTCGGTGAAGGCAACACGCCCATTGCCATCGGCTGCGCCTCGCTGTTGCTGTGGTCTGTGCATTTCCTGGTGCTGCGAGGCATCAAGGAAGCCGCGTTCATCAACCAGGTGACCACGGTAGCCAAGGTGGTGCCGCTGTTGATCTTTGTAGTGATCGCGGCATTCGCCTTCCGCGCCGATATCTTCACCCGGGATATCTGGGGCCTCAGCAACCCGCAGTTCGGCAGCGTGCTGGAGCAGGTGCGCAACATGATGCTGGTGACCGTGTTCGTATTCATCGGCATCGAGGGCGCCAGCGTGTATTCCGGGCGCGCCGAGCGTCGTTCTGACGTGGGTAAGGCCACGGTCATCGGCTTTCTCGGTGTACTGGCGCTGCTGGTGCTGGTCAACGTGTTGTCGCTGGGGGTGATGACCCAGCCGGAGTTGGCCGGGCTGCAGAACCCCTCGCTGGCCTCGGTGCTGGAGCATATTGTCGGCCCCTGGGGCGCCTTGCTGATCAGCCTTGGCTTGGCGGTCTCGCTGCTCGGCGCCTTGCTTTCGTGGGCGCTGCTGTGTGCCGAGATCCTGTTTGCCACGGCGCGGGACAAGACCATGCCGCGCTTTCTAGCCAAGGAAAACGCCAACCATGTGCCAGCCAACGCCCTTTGGCTGACCAACTGCATGATCCAGGGGTTCCTGCTGATTACGCTGTTCTCGGCCGGTACGTACACCAGCCTCATCTACCTGGCCTCGTCGATGATCCTGGTGCCCTACCTGTGGTCGGCGGCCTATGCCGTGCTGCTGGCGGTGCGCGCAGAAACCTATGCCGGGCAGCCGGGGTTGCGGCGCAAGGACTTGCTGGTGGCGCTGGTTGCCTTGCTGTATGCCGTGTGGCTGCTGTATGCGGGCGGGCTCAAGTACCTGTTGCTGTCGGCGCTGCTGTACGCCCCAGGTGTGATCCTGTTCGCCAGGGCCAAGCATGAGCAAGGCCAGACCCTGTTCACTAGCTGGGAAAAGCTGATTTTCGCCGCTGTGCTGGTGGGCGCTGCGCTGGCGGCCTACGCCTTGTATTCAGGGCTGCTGAGCTTGTGA
- a CDS encoding YbaN family protein, whose protein sequence is MTQPARSKLARLLYGILAYVSLGVGLVAIVIPGLPTTEFILLAAWAATRSSPRLSAWLENHRLFGPILYNWRNGKVIQRRAKVSATLSMLLCAGLMLTFLEHHWPVFLAIAGMTLGNLWIWSRPEHACPAPSQAQQP, encoded by the coding sequence ATGACCCAACCAGCCCGCTCGAAACTCGCCCGCCTGTTGTATGGAATCCTGGCTTACGTGAGCCTCGGGGTGGGCCTGGTCGCCATCGTGATTCCCGGCTTGCCGACCACCGAGTTCATCCTGCTGGCCGCCTGGGCCGCCACGCGCAGCTCACCGCGCCTTTCGGCCTGGCTGGAGAACCACCGGTTGTTCGGGCCGATCCTGTACAACTGGCGCAACGGCAAGGTGATCCAGCGCCGGGCCAAGGTCAGCGCGACCCTCAGCATGCTGCTGTGCGCCGGGCTGATGCTGACCTTCCTTGAACACCACTGGCCAGTGTTCCTGGCTATCGCCGGCATGACCCTGGGCAACCTGTGGATCTGGTCGCGCCCGGAGCACGCCTGCCCCGCCCCATCACAAGCTCAGCAGCCCTGA